GTCCTTTATTTCGGTTTGGAAAAGTATTATAAAAACGAGCGCCCAGATCATTGCCAGCCGTCGCACAAGCCAGCCGATGGTTTTAAGGTCAAGCCAGTAAGCTATAAGTGCACCAAAAAGAATTACTATGAGCCCTATAAGCATCGGTCGCGCTCGCGAACCTCTGATAAGTCGCAGCGCAATGTAAACGAGAAGTGCAACTATAGCTATATCGACTATGTCGCTTAGTGTTACGGGAATGAAATATATGTTGAATAGCTTAACCATGCCCTTTTATACTCTCCTTAGTATCAGGTTTTCAATGATGTCCGCTACTGCATCGTTGTCGCACGAGTATTTTGATACATAATCGGCTATTTTCAAAACATTCTCGTGTGCATTGGCGACAGTAGCGCGAATCCCGGCTTCCATAAACATTGGAACATCATTTATAAAGTCGCCTATAGCAAGTGTTTCGCTCTTTTCTATGCCAAGGTATTCTCGCAAAGCTTTTAGTCCCGTTCCCTTGTTGACCCCAATTCTTCTCAGCTCAAAATACCACATAGGATAGTATCTTATTGACGGGAAAAGAAAAACCTGCACATCAGGAAGGTTTAGTTTTTGTATTCTTTCTGCTGTTTCTTTTACGGGTTTCTCATCGCCCGAAACGAGTGCTATTGTCGGTGTAGTTGGGGAATCGGTGGGGTCTATTTCCTTTATGTCACATATCCACGATGATAGAATTTTTCGCATTTTTGCCGTAAGATTCCACCCGAAGGCTTCGTCTCGATCAACGACTAATGTTGTGGCATTAGTTGTGGCAAGAACATCAAGAGCTTTCAGGAATGATTCGCTGCTGAGAGGAGCGTGGAATACGCACTCATTGTTTGACAGGGGCTTAACCAGCGCACCGTTTAGACCTACTATAGGTAGGTCTATGCCAAGTTCATGAGCATAGATTCTCGTAGCGGAGACCATTCTGCCTGTGGCAAATGTTACATTAACGCCAGCTTTCTTTACTGCTTCTATTGATTCAATGGTTCTGGTGCCAAGGCTGAGGTCGCTTCCTATGAGGGTGCCGTCGAGGTCAATTACAACTAATTTTATCATTTGAAACCTTACACTTCTATTTTCTCCAATATTTCGTCCGGTATATCCATGTTGGAGTAAACTTTTTGAACATCGTCGTGGTCCTCGAGCGCTGCCAGCAGTTTGAGAAGTTTTGCGGCATCCTTTTCGCTTACCGGAACAACGCTTTGGGGTATGGCAGTATAATCAGCTGTGTCGACGGTGAAACCTTCCTCAAGGAGTTTCTGGCGGACATCGAATAAGTCTTTCGGTTCCGTGTATATCTCGTAGTATTCTTTTTCCTCCTTTATGTCGATGGCTCCTGCTTCGAGCGCTACATCTATGAGTTTGTCCTCGTCGATGTTGTCCTTAGGTATGGTTATTAATCCCGCTTTCGTGAACATCCATGACACGCAGCCTGATTCGCCAAGACTGCCACCAAAACGCGAGAATATATGGCGGATGTCTGCAACTGTTCGCCTCTTATTGTCGGTAAGGACTTCCACCATTATAGCGACACCACCGGGACCATAACCCTCATAGGATGCTTCCTCGTAAGCAACTCCGGGGAGCTCTCCGGTTCCTTTCTTAATGGCTCGTTCGATATTTTCTGAAGGCATATTAGCAGCTTTAGCAGCGGCTATAGCAGCTCTTAAACGCGGATTGCCCGCCGGGTCACCGCCACCAAGCCGTGCAGCAACTGTTATCTCACGAATAAGCTTAGTAAATAGTCGCCCTCGTTTGGCATCCATTGCCGCCTTTTTATGCCTTATTTGTGCCCACTTAGAATGTCCGCTCATTACCACCTCCGTTGGCTTTTTGTTCATTAATTATTATAGCACGCTCAGAAATTTTATCAACATCAAACTTCCCGATGCCAGTGCAAGAGATAATTTAAAAGGTCATTCTTTTAGGTTTATCCCGACGGTTATTTTTCCAATGCCGAAGAACAATGAATGTTCTCTCTTCACTTTGATGCCTAATTGACTGAGAATACCACCCATGTTTAGCTTGATGAATTGTGCGTAACTTTTACCCTCAACCAATTTTATTATGTTATACGCAGGAAACTTTGCTATCGGATTTTTTGGAAGGGAATAATCGGCAACGATTACTTTGCCGCCCTGTTTTGTTACTCTGACCATTTCCGATAGTATTTTTACTGTTTCTTTTTGCGGTATCTCGTGCAGCGCGAATGAAATACAGCATCCATCAACACTTTCGTCTTTTATCGGGAGTCTCGCCGCATCGGAGACGCAGAAGTAGATATTCCTGTGCTTCGCGTGTCGGGCAGCTAACCGCAACATGTGCTCTGAAATATCGATTCCGATAATGTTTAAGCCCAATTCGGCGAAGGCTGAAGCCTGTTTACCAGTTCCAGCAGCGATGTCGAGAACTTTAGCACCCGGTCCAAGTTCGATAAGTTCGGCAATTTTCTTTCGAACTCCTGAAAGAATTAAGTCAGCTAAAAAGTAGAATTTTGAGGCGAGTTTATATCTTTTTCTTATTTTGTCCTGGTATTTTTCGTCCACGATGAACGCCTAAAGTCGTGGGGAATTCGATGCAGTGCTTTGATGATTATAATGCCACCGGAAGGCTAATATACGAGGTTTCTTTCGATAGATTTTTGCGCTGACTCTTTTGGTTGTGTCCGCCCCAAACTTGAAAAAGTATAGTCCCCAGATAACATTCAACTCGTAATCTTTTTCTTTTTTCCCGATGAGGAATTTTTCTGGTATTACTGCGTGTCGCAGGCGGCTTACACCCGCAAAAAATGCTGCCAGTGAATCGTAAGAACCACCAAGAGAAGTCCTGTAGAGGAATACCTCCCGAACGGCATCCTTTTTTATAGCAATGTTTTCCCGTGGACCGAGGAATTCCAGCCCTTTAGACATAGCTAACGAGTCTATACGGTTCATTATTGAGGTTCTTTCGTAAGGTGGAATAGGAGCGGGTCTTTTGGTTGATAATGCGGGAGGGTTTATTCCCCTTATTGTAACGATTATCCTGCCTCCTGATGTTTGCGTGTCGATTATGGCAGGCGATAACTCAAGCTGGTTGAGCTTGTCCAATACGCTTTTAATGCCGCCTATATCCACCAGCGAGTAAACCGCTATGAAGTGATGGTCACCGTCAGTGATTAGAGTTTCTGGCGGTAAGGCTTTAAGTTTTAGCACGAGCCTTGTGAACCGTGCTTTCCGCTTTGAAATAACCATTCTGAGACTTTTGCGCTTTACTACTTCCATTTTGCTTGGCTCGACCAATTCCGCCCGTATTATCTGCGTCGATGACTTGAAGTAGATAACCGTGGCCACTGTGAGAATCATGGTCACAGTTAAGATAGATGTATAAAGTTTACGAACTGATGACGCCCTTTGCGCAGGGTCAGGTTGCTCGTGGGAACGGTAAAGATTTATGTATGCGAATTTTGCCATTTCTACTTCGTGTAATATAAGTATAGAGATAACCCAACTACGGGCAATAGCTGACTTAATGGTTTTTTGGTCGTTGAAACCCTAATTTTCATAGTTCGGCTCACCAGTTTTTCGATGTTTATTTCTGAGAAACCAAGCCTGTCATTCAGTGAATTGCGGAATGCCTCGTCAAGTTTTTTGCCAATGTAAATTATCCCGGTTGGACGGAACGCTGGCTCTCTTTTTAGGTATGCTCCGAGCGTTATTCGCACCGCATCGAGAATGTCGTTTCTCAGGCGGGCGGTATCTACAGTTTCTCCTATGCGCTCGTGGGCGTAGATGTCGGTGAAAAAATGGATGCCGTAAAAGAATCGACCGCGGTCGAAAATGGTAACATGGGAGTATGGGTAGTCGATATGCACTACTATAGCTCCGAAACCGGATTGTAATCTGCTTATAAGCGAAACGAGGTTAAAGTCGGCTATGGGCTGAGGTTGTATTGATTCGACGAAAAGTCCGGCATCCTCAAGAACCCGCCCTCTATCAATGACATCGTCCTTGCGTGCCGCCGAAAGGATTATGCCGTTTTCAGCATGCTGATAAGAAGTAATAAGCTCTTCCTGTGGCTCGTTCATGTGGTAGGACATTTCCCAGGATATCTGGTCGTTCGATATCTTCTCGTATCCTGGCTCCTCGGGAATGATTTTTATTCCGCAAAGGTTTGGTGGAATGTTTGTTACGGCGCTGTCGGTTGTGACCTCTATCTGCTCGAGCAAGTTTCTTAGTATTTTAGCTAATGACTTTATGTCGGTTATTACTCCGAGGGAAACCGCACCTTCTGGAATATCAGAAAAGATTAGTTTTTCAACAACAATAGTGCCTCCGAGTTTTACCTCGGTGCAGATTATCTCTCGTTCACCGATATAGATTCCCAGCGCATTTTTTGGCATTTGATGCTATTTAGTCTCCCAGCTGGGATTGCCGAGTATTACCTGTCCATGCCCGTTGGGACAGCTTATGGAGTAGAAGAATGAGTCTCGGGCGACTATAATGTACGCTCGCCCGTCAAGTGGACATACGAAGTCAAATGTATCAGCTCCCTCGGGCAAAAATTTCTTTAATATCTCAGGGTCATCTGTGAATTTTCTAAGGATTATTTCCTGTTTTTTGGACTTTTTACTTTTCCCTTTCGTTTCTTGCTTTGTTGTGTCTGTCGTATCAGGTGCTAATCTTCCGCCAGCAGTTTCGAAATACTTCATTTCAGCCTCTGATATAAGCATCATTCGTTGGCGGCAAGCCTCTCTAAGGCGCACTTCTTTATCTGTCCTTATTTTTGGCAGAAGAAGTGTTGCCACAACTCCTATAGCGAGAATTATTATTATCACATCAAGTAGCATTAATCCTCTTCGCATACTACTCCCCTTTCTTTACTTCACCAACAGTTACTAATTTCTTTATTCTCTCAAGCTTCTTTTTCCCTATCCCTTTTACCTCAAGCATTTGCTCGACACTTCTAAAACCGTTATGCTGGCGCCGATACTCAATTATCCTCTGCGCAAGCACTGGGCCAATACCAGGAAGACTCATGAGCTCGTCTTTCGACGCTGTGTTTATGTTAATTTTCGTCTTTTGGGTATAAGCTTTCTTGTCTCCCTGGAATTTATGTTTCTCAGTTACTTTGTTAACTTCAGTTTTGCTTACGCTTTCGCTTAAAACTTTAATTTCAATGTTATTTTCTTCTTTTCCAGCCTTCTCCGCGTTTTCGCTTACAGTTGCTTCGTCAGATTTAGCTGGTGGTTCTGCTTTTCCCAGCGCCAGAAGCGATGGAACATTAGGCAGCATTATTGCACAAATTATCAAAGCGAGCGCCAAAGCCTTTATCTTATCCAATCTCAGCCCTAACATCAAGGTTAAATTTAATTGTCCATAAAGGTTTTTGCAAACACAAAAATCAAGGGGTTATTGGTTTAAATTGGTTGCATTTTTTGCCTTGAATTTGTATAATTGATAAGAAAGGAAAGTTGAGCGGGCGAGAACCTATGGGAGGTAAACAGGGACACCCTTAGGGGAGGAAAGTCCGGGCTTCCACGAGCCGGCATACCTCGTAACACGAGGGCCCCGAAAGGGGCGGAAAGTGCCACAGAAACTATACCGCCTGGAGGAGTTGTCTCCGAAAGGCAAGGGTGAAATGGGAGGGCTTAAGAAACCCTCTGCCTCGATGGAGACATCGAGGGCTGGCAAACCCTATGTGGAAGCAAGGTCAAGAAGGAGGCGGGTGGCTCTCCCTATGCCTCCGGGTGGACCGCGAGTGACCTTCAGGGCAACCTGAAGGCAAGATAAATGTCCCTGAGCCGAGAATCTCGGCGACAGAACCCGGCTTACCTTACCTAAGGGTTCTCGCCTGCTCAGCCAGCTGCCCTTGGAGAATAGGAGGAAGGAATGAAGTGGGTGCTGGCTGAAACCCCTGACCCGGAGCTTATAAAAAAATTCACCCTCGAGCTATCAATCCCCGAGGCTGTTGCCA
Above is a window of bacterium DNA encoding:
- a CDS encoding HAD family hydrolase codes for the protein MIKLVVIDLDGTLIGSDLSLGTRTIESIEAVKKAGVNVTFATGRMVSATRIYAHELGIDLPIVGLNGALVKPLSNNECVFHAPLSSESFLKALDVLATTNATTLVVDRDEAFGWNLTAKMRKILSSWICDIKEIDPTDSPTTPTIALVSGDEKPVKETAERIQKLNLPDVQVFLFPSIRYYPMWYFELRRIGVNKGTGLKALREYLGIEKSETLAIGDFINDVPMFMEAGIRATVANAHENVLKIADYVSKYSCDNDAVADIIENLILRRV
- a CDS encoding YebC/PmpR family DNA-binding transcriptional regulator is translated as MSGHSKWAQIRHKKAAMDAKRGRLFTKLIREITVAARLGGGDPAGNPRLRAAIAAAKAANMPSENIERAIKKGTGELPGVAYEEASYEGYGPGGVAIMVEVLTDNKRRTVADIRHIFSRFGGSLGESGCVSWMFTKAGLITIPKDNIDEDKLIDVALEAGAIDIKEEKEYYEIYTEPKDLFDVRQKLLEEGFTVDTADYTAIPQSVVPVSEKDAAKLLKLLAALEDHDDVQKVYSNMDIPDEILEKIEV
- a CDS encoding methyltransferase domain-containing protein, whose protein sequence is MDEKYQDKIRKRYKLASKFYFLADLILSGVRKKIAELIELGPGAKVLDIAAGTGKQASAFAELGLNIIGIDISEHMLRLAARHAKHRNIYFCVSDAARLPIKDESVDGCCISFALHEIPQKETVKILSEMVRVTKQGGKVIVADYSLPKNPIAKFPAYNIIKLVEGKSYAQFIKLNMGGILSQLGIKVKREHSLFFGIGKITVGINLKE
- the pilM gene encoding pilus assembly protein PilM produces the protein MPKNALGIYIGEREIICTEVKLGGTIVVEKLIFSDIPEGAVSLGVITDIKSLAKILRNLLEQIEVTTDSAVTNIPPNLCGIKIIPEEPGYEKISNDQISWEMSYHMNEPQEELITSYQHAENGIILSAARKDDVIDRGRVLEDAGLFVESIQPQPIADFNLVSLISRLQSGFGAIVVHIDYPYSHVTIFDRGRFFYGIHFFTDIYAHERIGETVDTARLRNDILDAVRITLGAYLKREPAFRPTGIIYIGKKLDEAFRNSLNDRLGFSEINIEKLVSRTMKIRVSTTKKPLSQLLPVVGLSLYLYYTK
- a CDS encoding type II secretion system protein, which translates into the protein MRRGLMLLDVIIIILAIGVVATLLLPKIRTDKEVRLREACRQRMMLISEAEMKYFETAGGRLAPDTTDTTKQETKGKSKKSKKQEIILRKFTDDPEILKKFLPEGADTFDFVCPLDGRAYIIVARDSFFYSISCPNGHGQVILGNPSWETK
- a CDS encoding helix-hairpin-helix domain-containing protein, whose protein sequence is MLGLRLDKIKALALALIICAIMLPNVPSLLALGKAEPPAKSDEATVSENAEKAGKEENNIEIKVLSESVSKTEVNKVTEKHKFQGDKKAYTQKTKININTASKDELMSLPGIGPVLAQRIIEYRRQHNGFRSVEQMLEVKGIGKKKLERIKKLVTVGEVKKGE